The proteins below come from a single Miscanthus floridulus cultivar M001 chromosome 1, ASM1932011v1, whole genome shotgun sequence genomic window:
- the LOC136474256 gene encoding E3 ubiquitin protein ligase DRIP2-like: MESAVLPCEAPTAGAAAAPGAGGDGGAGDVVMLRRSALAACLTCPLCGRLFRDAATITECLHTFCRKCISEEFINKEVCCCPICSIDLGCAPLEKLRIDHSLQYVRSKVFPLKNKRLRAKKEHCQLHHLSRQKNGLYLR, from the exons ATGGAGAGCGCCGTGCTCCCCTGCGAGGCGCcaaccgccggcgccgccgcggcgccTGGAGCGGGAGGGGACGGAGGAGCCGGGGACGTGGTGATGCTGAGGCGGTCGGCCCTCGCGGCGTGCCTCACGTGCCCGCTCTGCGGCCGCCTCTTCCGCGACGCCGCCACTATCACTGAGTGCCTCCACACCT TTTGCAGGAAGTGCATATCAGAGGAGTTCATAAATAAGGAAGTATGCTGCTGCCCTATTTGTAGCATTGATTTGGGCTGTGCTCCATTGGAGAAACTCAG AATTGATCATAGCCTACAGTATGTAAGGTCAAAGGTATTCCCTTTAAAAAACAAAAGGTTGAGGGCCAAGAAGGAACATTGCCAATTACATCACCTATCAAGACAAAAGAACGGTCTTTATCTTCGTTGA